CAACTGAGGGAAAAGCCGTGCGGGTGATTGATAAACGACAATTATAACTTATCTTGAAAGGAGTGCGCACACAATATGGCTCATCAGGTTTCAATTTTTGCTGAAAATAAACCGGGGAGAATAGAAAAGTTAACTCGTTTGTTCACAGAAGCTTCGATTAATATTCGGGCGATAACCATATCCAGCGCGAATGGATTTGGGGTTATTAAAGTTTTAGTTGATCAACCCCATAAAGCTTTTGAAATTCTTCGCAGCCAAGGAATCCCTTCTTATCTGCAAGAGGTTATTGCAGTCATTATGGAAGATATTCCAGGTGGTCTCCACCGGGTTGCCCAAGTCCTATCGGAAAACAGCATCAACATCGAGGATGCCTACGGATTTGTTGTGGCCAGTGGCAAGAAGGCAATACTCATTATTCAGGTTGAAAGCCAGCCAAGAGCTCAAAGTGTTTTAGAGCGAAACAACTTTCAGCTCCTCACTGACGAAGAGATTTACAGATATTAAAAAAGTGGCCGTTTAAGGCGGCCGCTTTTTATTTCTTCACCATTTCTTATAGAGGCAAGTATTTCTTCATGACCTCATCAAAACGATTTCTCAATTTTTGAGCCTCGTTGGTATAATTAGAGTGATTGTTCCAAAGATTTCCCGGATTCAAGATATCATTGGGAATATCAGGTAATTCCTTCGGTATTAAAAGCCGGAAAACTGGGTCTTCACGGTAGCCATTCTGATCAATCGTTCCATCAATCGCTGCCCTGACCATCTTCCGAGTATAATCAATATCGATTCTCTTCCCTATCCCGTAAGGACCTCCAATCCAACCGGTATTAATCAAATAAACTCTGGAACCATGCTGGGATATCTTCTTTCCCAACATCTGGGCGTAAGTTTTTGGATTGAGAGGCATAAAGGGCGCTCCAAAGCAGACCGAAAAGGTAGTTTGTGGCTCTACTATCCCTCTCTCAGTTCCAGCCAATTTACTGGTATACCCTAAAATGAAGTTATAAACTGCTTTTTCAGTCGTTAATTTCGCTACTGGCGGCATAACTCCGAAGGCATCGGCAGTTAAAAATATGACCACTTGTGGGTGTTTTGCAATTCCCGGTATCAAAGCATTTGGAATAAATTCAATTGGATAGCTCACCCGAGTATTCTCGGTATATCGGTCGTCAGTATAGTCTGGTTGACGTGAATCTGGTTCAAGATAAATATTTTCCATTATTGCTCCGTAGCGGATAGCATCCCAGATTTGTGGTTCTTTATCTTTGGAAAGATTGATACACTTTGCATAGCAGCCTCCTTCAAAGTTAAAGATTCCCTGATCTGACCAACCATGTTCATCATCGCCAATCAAACGTCTTTCGATATCGGCTGAAAGCGAAGTTTTACCAGTTCCTGATAAGCCAAAAAATATAGCCACATCTCCTTCTTTTCCGATATTAGCCGAGCAATGCATAGGAAGAATTCCTTTTTGTGGAAGAAGATAGTTCATCACAGTAAAAATAGCTTTTTTTATCTCGCCACCATAGGAGGTGCCACCGATGATCACTTTTTTCTCTTTGAAATTGATAATAACAAAGGCTTCCGATCGCACTTCATCGATTTCAGGAATTGCTTTAAAACGTGGAAAACACAATACGGTAAAATCCGGAATAAAAGATTGTAATTCTTGGGCAGTGGGTTCTAAAAACATATTATTAACAAAGATTGAAGAATATGCATATTCGTTTATAAAACGAACTGCCAAGCGATTTTCTGGGTCAGTTCCTACATAGGCGTCATCGATGTATACATCTTTTTGTTGGAGATAACTGACCAGTTTGGCATTTAAATGCTCATAGATTTCCTGGGATATCGGTTTATTTGCCTTTCCCCAGTCAATCAAATCATGAGTGGTTTCATCATCGACAAAAAAACGATCTTCTGGTGATCGACCGGTATAAGCTCCGGTGAGAACACTGAATGCACCTGTAGATGATAATATGCCCTCTTTTTTTTGCAAAGCATGTTCAAACAACTCAGGTATGCTTAAATGATAAAATATTTGCTTGGGATTAAATACACCTGATCTCTCGAATGAATAGTGGGCCTTCTGCATCAAGTTCTCACCTTCCCAAAAAAGAATTTTTTCAATTCTACCATATATTTCCTATACATCAAGTATGATTGCTGCTGCGTCCCATTCGTTGGAGAAGGCAAAAAAGGATGAGAAGAACTGCTACTGCGGCATCAATCCAGTATCCAGTTGCTCCAATTAATATCAAACCACTTTTAAAAGAAGAAAAAGCAAATGCTGCAATTGAAACTGCAATAATACTTCCTTTCCCTCCAGTGAAAGCCGTTCCTCCCATAATGGATGCTGCAATCGCCTCTATTTCTAAACCATAACCCATACTACTCATACCAATCCGAGTTAAAAACCAATCGATCCGTCCAATATAAACCCCACCCGCAAAAGCTGCTAAAGCAGAACAAATAACGAAAGAAGCAATTTTACTCCGGGTGGTGTTCACACCCAACGCTCGAGCCGTTTCACGATTTCCACCGGTAGCAAATATCCAATTCCCCAATCGAGTATGATATAAAATATAATTAAGCAGCAAAGCAATTCCAACAAACCAGAAAAAAAGGCGAGGGAAATAGCCAATTCGGCCACCAAGTGATTGCAATAGGATTGATTCTTTCCCTTTATAAGAAATAAAACTCCCACCGAAGAGTCCAATTAGATTTCCCCTTAGAATCCACATCATACCCAAGGTAGCAATTAGAGCAGGTATCTTAAATTTTTGAGTTATTAACCCGTTAAAATAACCGATCATGCATCCAAAAGCAATCGCAATAATTAAACCGACCGGATAAGGAAAACCATAATTAGATAAAAGAGTGGAAATAACTGCCGCCCAACCATAAACCGATGCTATAGAGAGATCAATTTCTCCTGAAATAATAACGAAAGTTTGACCCAAGGCTAATATTCCCAATTCTGCACCGATCAGGAGTATTCCAGGAAGGATAAGCGGCCC
The Candidatus Atribacteria bacterium ADurb.Bin276 genome window above contains:
- a CDS encoding acetolactate synthase 3 regulatory subunit is translated as MAHQVSIFAENKPGRIEKLTRLFTEASINIRAITISSANGFGVIKVLVDQPHKAFEILRSQGIPSYLQEVIAVIMEDIPGGLHRVAQVLSENSINIEDAYGFVVASGKKAILIIQVESQPRAQSVLERNNFQLLTDEEIYRY
- the pckA gene encoding Phosphoenolpyruvate carboxykinase (ATP), which gives rise to MQKAHYSFERSGVFNPKQIFYHLSIPELFEHALQKKEGILSSTGAFSVLTGAYTGRSPEDRFFVDDETTHDLIDWGKANKPISQEIYEHLNAKLVSYLQQKDVYIDDAYVGTDPENRLAVRFINEYAYSSIFVNNMFLEPTAQELQSFIPDFTVLCFPRFKAIPEIDEVRSEAFVIINFKEKKVIIGGTSYGGEIKKAIFTVMNYLLPQKGILPMHCSANIGKEGDVAIFFGLSGTGKTSLSADIERRLIGDDEHGWSDQGIFNFEGGCYAKCINLSKDKEPQIWDAIRYGAIMENIYLEPDSRQPDYTDDRYTENTRVSYPIEFIPNALIPGIAKHPQVVIFLTADAFGVMPPVAKLTTEKAVYNFILGYTSKLAGTERGIVEPQTTFSVCFGAPFMPLNPKTYAQMLGKKISQHGSRVYLINTGWIGGPYGIGKRIDIDYTRKMVRAAIDGTIDQNGYREDPVFRLLIPKELPDIPNDILNPGNLWNNHSNYTNEAQKLRNRFDEVMKKYLPL
- the rbsC_15 gene encoding Ribose transport system permease protein RbsC, yielding MKNIPNHYQDNQVAIQDIPFKRKFTLRYEITVILALAIIFVFFSILSPNFLGPLILPGILLIGAELGILALGQTFVIISGEIDLSIASVYGWAAVISTLLSNYGFPYPVGLIIAIAFGCMIGYFNGLITQKFKIPALIATLGMMWILRGNLIGLFGGSFISYKGKESILLQSLGGRIGYFPRLFFWFVGIALLLNYILYHTRLGNWIFATGGNRETARALGVNTTRSKIASFVICSALAAFAGGVYIGRIDWFLTRIGMSSMGYGLEIEAIAASIMGGTAFTGGKGSIIAVSIAAFAFSSFKSGLILIGATGYWIDAAVAVLLILFCLLQRMGRSSNHT